GTTCAGCAAGAGGGAGTCGGTGATTCAGGAGAGGGGCTATGAAGGGAATGGCTTTGGGGGAGGCTTTAATTTTAACTCGAGTCTTGTTTCCAAAAAGAGagttcttgaaagaaaaaggCGCTATCAGTTTGACACAGATGGGAAGGGTTCAGCTCACGAGCAGAAGGGCTATGCAAGGAAGAGACCTTTTGAATGTAGTGAAATGAGAAAAGCCATGAGCATGAGCAGCCTTAGCGCCCCCTCCTTCACTGAGTCGCAGCCACTTGATTTTGGGGCAATGCCCTATGTGTGTGATGAATGTGGGAGGTCTTTCAGTGTGATTTCCGAATTTGTCGAACATCAGATCATGCATACTAGAGAGAATCTCTATGAGTATGGCGAATCGTTTATTCATAGTGTGGCTGTCAGTGAGGTTCAGAAAAGTCAGGCTGGAGGGAAACGCTTTGAATGTAAGGAGTGTGGGGAAACCTTTAATAAGAGTGCCGCGCTTGCCGAACATCGGAAAATTCATGCTAGAGAGCATCTTGCAGAATGTAATGATGAGGAGTATGAGGAGCCATTCATGCCTAGCCCAACCTTCAGTGAGCTCCAGAAAATATATGGGAAAGATAAATTCTATGAATGTAAGGTGTGTAAGGAAACCTTCCTTCATAGCTCCGCCCTAATTGACCACCAGAAAATCCATGGTAGAGATGACAAAGATAATGAGCGTGGGGAAGGCTTTAAACCCAGCCCACCCCCCAGTGATCTTCCGAAAACGTATGGTAAAGAGAAAATGTATGAATGCAAGGTGTGTGGGGAGACCTTCCATCACAGCTCATCCCTGAAAGAACACCAGAAGATCCATACTAGAGGAAACCTCTTTGAAAGTAAGGGTAAAGTGTGTGAGGAAACATTTATTCCTGGTCAGTCCCTTAAAAGGCGTCAGAAGACGTACCCAAAAGAGAAGCTGTATGACTTTACAGATGGTGGGGATGCCTTTAGGCAAAGCTCAGACCTCAGTGAGCATCAGAAAATTCATTCTCGAAAGAACCTCTTCGAAGGCAGGGGGTACGAGAAGTCTGTCATTCATAGCGTGCCCTTCACCGAATCCCAGAAGAGTCATACTATAACAAGACCACCTGAAGATGATGAGGACCAGAAGGCGTTCACCGTCAGCTCTAACCCTGATGACAACCAGAAGGTTCCTCCTCAAGAAAACGTCTATGAGAGGAAACCATACGAGAGGTCTGTTATTCATAGCTTAGCCTTTGCTAAGGCTGAGAAGAGTCACAGTGCAGTGGGGCCCAGCAAACCAAAAGTGATTGCAGAGTCTCCCATTCAAAGCTCAGGTGTTACCGAACATCAGAAAGCCCACGCAGGAGAGAATACCTCCGAAGGAAAGAAATACGAGAGGTCTGTTATCCATAGTGTAGCTGCTTTCAAACCTCCCAAAAGTTGCAATGGAAATGAAGTCGTTGAATGTGAAGAGAAGGGAGAATCCTCCACTTCTGTTTCAGACCGTCATGATAAGCAACAGAAAACTCCTGCCAGAGAGAACCCTAATGAAGGGGGTAAGAATAACAACTACAAGGACTCTGTCATACAAAGTGTATCCCATATTGAATCTCAGAAAAGTCCAACTAGTCAGGGATCCAGTGAACTTAAGAAGGATGGCGAATCATCTACTCCCACCTCAAATGTCCGTGAACATCAGAAGGCTCGTTCgaagaagaaaaacattgagCGTAGGAACTATGAGACCTCTGTAATTCACTCCCTACGTTTTGGTGACCATCAAACATTTCGCCCTAGAGAGAAATTCTATGAATGTCCGGAGTGTGGAGAATCTTTTGTTCGTAGCTACGACCTCACTGAGCATCTGAAGATTCACGATAGAAAGAAGCCCTCTGGAAGTAAAAACTACGAACGTTCTGTAATTCGCAGCTTAGTCTCTACTGATCCTCAGACGAGTTACGCTGAGCAGCAACCACAGACAAGTTATGCTGGACACTCATCACAGATGAGGTACTCTGACCAAGCAGCACAGACGAGTTACGCCAAACACCCAGTGCAGGCGAGTTACTCTGGAATGCACATGAGTTACGCTGTACAGCCAGCGCACATGAGTTACACACAGCAAGCAGCACAAACGAGCTACATGGTGCAACCGACACAGATCAGTTATGATGAGGAGCAAGCACAGACAAGTTACGCTGAACAGCAAGTGCGCAACAGATGCAGGGAGTGTGGGGAATGCTTTGCCACCATCGGAGACCTTGGTGCACATCAGAAAATCTATGCCCGAGAAGAATTCCATGGTCGGAAGCTCTTTGGAGACACTGTTATTCAGGGCATAGGCCTTGAAGGGCCTCGGCCGGAAGAGCCTCGGCAGAATGAGCCAGATGAGCAGGACGAGCAGGACGAGCCTGAAGATGCAATCTATGGCTGTAAGGACTGTGGGCTAGGCTTTGCAGATCGCGCAGACCTTAAGGATCATCAGAAAGTTCATGGCAGAGAGTATCTCATCGATAGTCGCGAGTACACCCATTCTGTAATCCACACCCATTCTGTCAGTGAGTATCAGAAAGATTACATCGGAGAGCAGCTCTATGAATGCCCGGCATGTGGGGAATCCTTCGTtcatagctcattcctttttgaGCATCAGAAAATCCACGAGCAAGATCAATTTTATGGCCAAAGAAGGTATGATGAGCCTTTTGTGCAGCCCCTGGTCATCAACCCACGGAGGCCTCGTGCCCCACAGAAGAATCCCACTGCAGGAACATCCCTTCAGTGCCACGTGTGCGGACAAGACTTCATTCATGGCTCTGTCCTCGGTGAGCATATGAGAATTCACACCAGAGAGGATTTACCGGAACAGGGCCAGAGAAGTGAAGATGCAGTGAGTCCAGGCTTAGCCCTTACTGAGTTTCAGAGAAGTCAAACCGAAGAGAAACACTATGAATGTAAAACATGTGGAGAAACCTTCCTCAATCAGTCAGACCTTAGAGAGCACATGAGAATTCATGAGAAAGACGAGCCCTATGATTATGGGGCCTCTTTTGTTCACACTTCATTTCTTACTGAGCCCCCCAAAAGAGATTCACCATTCTATGAATGCAAGGACTGTGGGAAGTCCTTTATTCATAACACCGTTCTCACCAAGCATCAGAAGCTTCAtcttgaagaagaggaagaagaaggagccCAGGAGGTGGAAGCCAATGTCCTTGTTCCACGAGAAGTGCTGCGGATCCAGGGGTCAAACGTAGAGGCTGCCGAGCCCGAGGTGGAGGCTGCCGAGCCTGAGGTGGAGGCTGCCGAGCCCAATGTGGAGGCTGCCGAGCCCAATGGAGAGGCCGAGGGACCAGATGGGGAGGCTGCAGAGCCAGATGGGGAAGCCGAACAGCCCAACGGAGAGGCCGAACAGCCCAATGGAGATGCTGATGAACCAGACGGGGCAGGGATCGAAGACCCAGAGGAAAGAGCTGAAGAGCCAGAGGGAGATGCCGATGAGCCAGACGGGGCAGGGATCGAAGACCCAGAAGAAGAAGGCGAAGATCAAGAGATTCAGGTTGAAGAGCCATACTACGACTGCAGGGAATGCGGAGAAACCTTTGCTTCCAACTCTGCCTATGGTGAGCACCTGAAAACCCATGCCAGGGTGATAATATTTGAGCCTGGAAATGTCTATGGGGAAAGCTCCCGCTACACTGAACATGCCAGCACCAGCACCAGCGACAACGACAGGGCCGATGACAAGTATTTCAAGTGTGATGTCTGTGGGCAGCTTTTCAGTGATCGCCTGTCCCTCGCTAGACACCAGAATACTCATACCGGCTGAGAACATAAGTATAAAGGTTAGGAAACCTTCACTTAGAACTTGACCCTTACTAAACCAGAGACTTCAGACCAATCCATAACAATGTCAGAAGAAACTTACCTTGGCACGTACACACCTGACTTTTAACATCAGACAACTCAgactaaaaagaaaccaaaggtgGAAACTGCTTTGGTCTCAGCTCTCCCCCATCTAGCTCTCCCCCATCCAGCTGTCTCCCATCCAGCACCAGTGTGTGCATATGGGAAAGCTGTAGCACATACCTTGCATCTGAGTGACCTTATTGAGGGAAAACCCCAGGGGTTTTTGAGACTACAGAAATCGCCCCAGTCAACTGTAAATGACATTTCTGTAACCTATATATAATGCTCCCTGCAGTGTATATAAAATAGCATATCGTAGCAAAACAGTAATCACATATCTTTGGATTTAATATGATATACAGTTACAGTTTACTGTGCAGAGGTACCTTACCTGGTactcggattttttttttttttttttttggaggaggaagagagcaacaaattagaatatatttctaaGCATCTTAGATTCTGAGAAAGACTTCTTGTGCATTATTTGGACCCCATTGGTATCGTTTCGAGTAATTGTGTGTCATTCCTTACTCTTAAGTATTCCTGTAAAAGTGTAAGCATGAAAGgtaaaatgtcttttattctttgctgTTTGAAAAGAGAAGTGTTTTGAACTTCCTTTTCAGCCATTTCGTCTACACCAACACTTTGGAACCTAATGCTGTGTAAGCCTTTACAATATGTAGATTGGCCTTTTGTGACCCAAAGTGGTTGGTTGCCACATTGTACCTTGCAGTGGTTCTCATGCTAAAATattacaagttttgttttttttttttttttaaccaacctGATGTGTGTTTGATAATGAATTTACAAAAACTGAAGCTTTTCCCTATAAATCCTACGTTTTTGCCTTTAAAGAGTGGGTTGCAACCATCACTAGATCACAGTAGTGCCTACTGATGGTTGAGAACCAGAGGGAGAGACTTTTGTGTTGTAAATAAGGATGCAGGCTAACTACTTCCATCACTTCCTGTGTGCGCTTCCTGCCTTAAGTGACAAGTAGCATCGTGGCTTCAGTAGTGTGAACTGCCACAAGTCAGTCTGCACCCTGGGTGCCCAGGAGCTAGTATCCTTAGAGCTTTCTATCGCTTACCTGATTTCTTGTCTTCACCTGTCTGACCCTCCTCCCCCATGtctaacttaaatttt
This genomic interval from Panthera leo isolate Ple1 chromosome E2, P.leo_Ple1_pat1.1, whole genome shotgun sequence contains the following:
- the PEG3 gene encoding paternally-expressed gene 3 protein, whose translation is MLPPKYLSATKPKKSWAPDVHELDSDLTKEPDATVREGATDPEFFHQRFRNFLYVEFVGPRKTLFKLRNLCLDWLQPETRTKEEIIELLVLEQYLTILPEKIKPWVRAKKPENCEKLVTLLENYKEMYEPGDDNNSDLRSEDSMSRKGAESPPPRSASSFCSDRDRDWDQEWDRERDRDWDLDWDRDRERRGRSRDLGSRDRWPYPRNPRGRLPQRDLSLPLMEKTTFATERERKRRDSVMDYESRSQDAVSYQDVVNLTEDRKPQNPIQDNMENYRKLLSLGVQLAEDDGHSHMTQGHSSRSKRSAYPSTSRGLKSMPETKKSTHRRGICEDESSHGVIMEKFIKDVSRNSKSGRARESNDRSQRFPRRPDNDWKEASFSKRESVIQERGYEGNGFGGGFNFNSSLVSKKRVLERKRRYQFDTDGKGSAHEQKGYARKRPFECSEMRKAMSMSSLSAPSFTESQPLDFGAMPYVCDECGRSFSVISEFVEHQIMHTRENLYEYGESFIHSVAVSEVQKSQAGGKRFECKECGETFNKSAALAEHRKIHAREHLAECNDEEYEEPFMPSPTFSELQKIYGKDKFYECKVCKETFLHSSALIDHQKIHGRDDKDNERGEGFKPSPPPSDLPKTYGKEKMYECKVCGETFHHSSSLKEHQKIHTRGNLFESKGKVCEETFIPGQSLKRRQKTYPKEKLYDFTDGGDAFRQSSDLSEHQKIHSRKNLFEGRGYEKSVIHSVPFTESQKSHTITRPPEDDEDQKAFTVSSNPDDNQKVPPQENVYERKPYERSVIHSLAFAKAEKSHSAVGPSKPKVIAESPIQSSGVTEHQKAHAGENTSEGKKYERSVIHSVAAFKPPKSCNGNEVVECEEKGESSTSVSDRHDKQQKTPARENPNEGGKNNNYKDSVIQSVSHIESQKSPTSQGSSELKKDGESSTPTSNVREHQKARSKKKNIERRNYETSVIHSLRFGDHQTFRPREKFYECPECGESFVRSYDLTEHLKIHDRKKPSGSKNYERSVIRSLVSTDPQTSYAEQQPQTSYAGHSSQMRYSDQAAQTSYAKHPVQASYSGMHMSYAVQPAHMSYTQQAAQTSYMVQPTQISYDEEQAQTSYAEQQVRNRCRECGECFATIGDLGAHQKIYAREEFHGRKLFGDTVIQGIGLEGPRPEEPRQNEPDEQDEQDEPEDAIYGCKDCGLGFADRADLKDHQKVHGREYLIDSREYTHSVIHTHSVSEYQKDYIGEQLYECPACGESFVHSSFLFEHQKIHEQDQFYGQRRYDEPFVQPLVINPRRPRAPQKNPTAGTSLQCHVCGQDFIHGSVLGEHMRIHTREDLPEQGQRSEDAVSPGLALTEFQRSQTEEKHYECKTCGETFLNQSDLREHMRIHEKDEPYDYGASFVHTSFLTEPPKRDSPFYECKDCGKSFIHNTVLTKHQKLHLEEEEEEGAQEVEANVLVPREVLRIQGSNVEAAEPEVEAAEPEVEAAEPNVEAAEPNGEAEGPDGEAAEPDGEAEQPNGEAEQPNGDADEPDGAGIEDPEERAEEPEGDADEPDGAGIEDPEEEGEDQEIQVEEPYYDCRECGETFASNSAYGEHLKTHARVIIFEPGNVYGESSRYTEHASTSTSDNDRADDKYFKCDVCGQLFSDRLSLARHQNTHTG